One Kineococcus aurantiacus genomic window carries:
- a CDS encoding LacI family DNA-binding transcriptional regulator — MSRKATSQDVADLAGVSRSAVSLVLNGRGDGNIAPEKQAAIREAAARLEYTPNPSAVSLRSRRTRTLGVVTDAIASTAYGGGLLQGASELASRSGHLLVLVDTHYDERREAEAYRTLRERRVDGLLFAAMSLREYDAPAAPQGIPFVLANCLDPRGAVPGFVADEVQGGRDAARLLLEAGHRDVVLLAGNRADIASTLREQGARAALEAAGLPALRTVETGWEISGGVRAATAVLTGPCRPTGLLCANDRVAVGAVLAANRLGLSVPADVSVVGYDDDENLAAPMVPALTTIGLPHRAIGEAAVRRVLGDLEQDPGGRRGPGTVLVPCPVVVRDSVAAPHPS, encoded by the coding sequence ATGTCCCGGAAGGCCACCTCGCAGGACGTCGCCGACCTGGCCGGGGTCTCGCGCAGCGCCGTCTCCCTGGTCCTCAACGGCCGGGGGGACGGCAACATCGCGCCCGAGAAGCAGGCCGCCATCCGGGAGGCCGCCGCCCGCCTGGAGTACACGCCGAACCCGTCCGCGGTGTCGTTGCGCAGCAGGCGGACCCGGACGCTGGGCGTGGTGACCGACGCCATCGCCTCGACGGCCTACGGCGGGGGCCTGCTCCAGGGGGCCTCCGAACTCGCCTCCCGGTCCGGTCACCTCCTCGTCCTGGTCGACACCCACTACGACGAGCGGCGCGAGGCCGAGGCCTACCGGACGCTGCGCGAACGCCGCGTCGACGGTCTGCTGTTCGCCGCCATGAGCCTGCGGGAGTACGACGCCCCCGCCGCCCCGCAGGGCATCCCGTTCGTGCTGGCGAACTGCCTCGACCCGCGCGGGGCGGTTCCGGGTTTCGTCGCCGACGAGGTGCAGGGGGGCCGGGACGCGGCGCGCCTGCTCCTCGAGGCCGGGCACCGGGACGTCGTGCTGCTGGCGGGGAACCGCGCGGACATCGCGAGCACGCTGCGCGAGCAGGGTGCTCGTGCCGCGCTCGAGGCGGCCGGGCTGCCGGCGTTGCGGACGGTCGAGACCGGCTGGGAGATCTCCGGGGGGGTCCGCGCGGCCACGGCCGTCCTGACCGGTCCGTGCCGGCCGACGGGGCTGTTGTGCGCGAACGACCGGGTGGCGGTCGGTGCGGTGCTCGCGGCGAACCGGCTCGGCCTGTCCGTGCCCGCGGACGTGTCGGTGGTCGGCTACGACGACGACGAGAACCTCGCCGCGCCGATGGTGCCCGCGCTCACGACGATCGGGCTGCCGCACCGGGCGATCGGGGAGGCGGCCGTGCGGCGCGTCCTGGGCGACCTGGAGCAGGACCCCGGTGGGCGGCGCGGACCGGGCACGGTGCTGGTCCCGTGCCCGGTCGTCGTGCGCGACTCCGTCGCCGCTCCTCACCCCTCCTGA
- the lepA gene encoding translation elongation factor 4 produces MGSPTRPTERCFPPVSPRAADAPAPAATAPELLRNFCIIAHIDHGKSTLADRMLQLTGVVDERAMRAQYLDRMDIERERGITIKSQAVRMPWDVGGTAYALNMIDTPGHVDFTYEVSRSLAACEGAVLLVDAAQGIEAQTLANLYLAMENDLTIIPVLNKIDLPAAQPEKFAEELAKLIGCEPEDCLRVSGKTGVGVDALLDQIVQQVPAPVGDADAPARAMIFDSVYDTYRGVVTYVRVVDGKLSPRERIAMMSTKATHELLEIGVSSPEPTPSAGLGVGEVGYLITGVKDVRQSKVGDTVTNAAKPSTQALGGYRDPKPMVFSGLYPIDGSDYPLLRDALDKLKLNDAALTYEPETSVALGFGFRIGFLGLLHLEIVRERLEREFNLDLISTAPSVPYEVTLEDKRVVEVTNPSEFPEGKIAEVREPVVRATILAPSDFIGAIMELCQQRRGDLQGMDYLSEDRVEMRYRLPLAEIVFDFFDQLKSRTRGYASLDYDVDGEQAADLVKVDVLLQGEQVDAFSQIVHREKAYGYGVMMAGKLKDLIPRQQFEVPIQAAIGARVIARENVRAIRKDVLAKCYGGDITRKRKLLEKQKEGKKRMKMVGRVEVPQEAFIAALSSDAAGDKAKDKNAKK; encoded by the coding sequence ATGGGGTCGCCCACCCGACCGACCGAGAGGTGCTTCCCGCCCGTGTCCCCGAGAGCCGCCGACGCACCGGCACCCGCCGCGACCGCGCCGGAGCTGCTGCGCAACTTCTGCATCATCGCCCACATCGACCACGGCAAGTCGACGCTGGCCGACCGCATGCTGCAGCTGACCGGCGTCGTCGACGAGCGGGCCATGCGCGCGCAGTACCTCGACCGCATGGACATCGAGCGCGAGCGCGGCATCACCATCAAGTCGCAGGCCGTCCGGATGCCCTGGGACGTCGGCGGCACGGCGTACGCGCTGAACATGATCGACACCCCCGGGCACGTCGACTTCACCTACGAGGTGTCCCGCTCGCTGGCCGCCTGCGAGGGCGCGGTGCTGCTCGTCGACGCGGCGCAGGGCATCGAGGCGCAGACCCTGGCGAACCTCTACCTCGCCATGGAGAACGACCTCACGATCATCCCGGTCCTGAACAAGATCGACCTGCCCGCCGCGCAGCCGGAGAAGTTCGCCGAGGAGCTGGCCAAGCTCATCGGCTGCGAGCCGGAGGACTGCCTGCGGGTCTCGGGCAAGACCGGCGTCGGCGTCGACGCGCTGCTCGACCAGATCGTCCAGCAGGTCCCCGCGCCGGTCGGGGACGCGGACGCGCCCGCCCGCGCGATGATCTTCGACTCCGTCTACGACACCTACCGCGGGGTCGTGACGTACGTCCGCGTCGTCGACGGCAAGCTGTCCCCGCGCGAGCGCATCGCGATGATGTCGACGAAGGCGACGCACGAGCTGCTGGAGATCGGCGTCAGCTCCCCCGAGCCGACCCCGTCGGCGGGGCTGGGCGTCGGCGAGGTCGGCTACCTCATCACCGGGGTCAAGGACGTCCGCCAGTCCAAGGTCGGTGACACCGTCACCAACGCGGCCAAACCCTCCACGCAGGCGCTCGGCGGGTACCGCGACCCCAAGCCGATGGTGTTCTCGGGGCTGTACCCGATCGACGGGTCGGACTACCCGCTGCTGCGCGACGCCCTCGACAAGCTCAAGCTCAACGACGCCGCCCTGACGTACGAGCCGGAGACGTCGGTGGCGCTGGGGTTCGGGTTCCGCATCGGGTTCCTCGGCCTGCTGCACCTGGAGATCGTCCGCGAGCGCCTGGAGCGCGAGTTCAACCTCGACCTCATCTCCACCGCGCCGAGCGTGCCGTACGAGGTGACGCTGGAGGACAAGCGGGTCGTGGAGGTGACGAACCCCTCGGAGTTCCCCGAGGGCAAGATCGCCGAGGTCCGCGAACCGGTCGTGCGCGCCACGATCCTGGCCCCCTCGGACTTCATCGGCGCCATCATGGAGCTGTGCCAGCAGCGCCGCGGTGACCTGCAGGGCATGGACTACCTGTCCGAGGACCGCGTCGAGATGCGCTACCGGCTGCCGCTGGCCGAGATCGTCTTCGACTTCTTCGACCAGCTGAAGTCCCGCACCCGCGGGTACGCCTCCCTGGACTACGACGTGGACGGCGAGCAGGCCGCCGACCTGGTGAAGGTCGACGTGCTGCTGCAGGGTGAGCAGGTCGACGCGTTCAGCCAGATCGTGCACCGCGAGAAGGCGTACGGCTACGGCGTGATGATGGCCGGCAAGCTCAAGGATCTCATCCCGCGCCAGCAGTTCGAGGTCCCGATCCAGGCCGCCATCGGGGCCCGGGTCATCGCCCGCGAGAACGTGCGCGCCATCCGCAAGGACGTCCTGGCCAAGTGCTACGGCGGTGACATCACCCGCAAGCGCAAGCTGCTGGAGAAGCAGAAGGAGGGGAAGAAGCGCATGAAGATGGTCGGCCGGGTCGAGGTCCCGCAGGAGGCCTTCATCGCCGCGCTGTCCTCCGACGCCGCCGGGGACAAGGCCAAGGACAAGAACGCCAAGAAGTAG
- a CDS encoding DUF4349 domain-containing protein — MRSPDPAPRRTRHRRAAAATLALTLLLGVPALAACSGAGAGSSESSGSGSSGSGSAADAGSVAAPAEGPAGPADPATGTGAAAGTGTADAAAPDRAVVSTATIAVRVRDLPAAVADVEARTTAAGGLVSASRSGGTDGAQSAHLTLRVPSPAFEDLLDGVAGLGQQTDRTTASTDVTAEVADVGSRVTSARAVLDTFRQRLPQATTVPDVLAIEGEIARRQADLEALEARQRVLADQVSLATVDVDLTRGAPLAATAAAQPGFRGGLAAGWHALGEAGRVLALVAGAVLPFLVPVALVAVPAWLLVRRRRTRQATPAAE; from the coding sequence ATGCGCTCCCCCGACCCCGCCCCCCGGCGCACCCGGCACCGCCGCGCCGCGGCGGCCACCCTCGCGCTGACCCTGCTGCTGGGGGTCCCGGCCCTCGCCGCGTGCAGCGGCGCGGGCGCGGGGTCCTCGGAGTCCTCGGGCTCGGGGTCCTCGGGGTCGGGATCGGCCGCCGATGCCGGGAGCGTGGCGGCCCCGGCCGAGGGTCCGGCCGGCCCCGCCGACCCGGCGACGGGCACCGGCGCCGCGGCCGGGACGGGGACGGCGGACGCCGCCGCCCCGGACCGGGCCGTCGTGAGCACCGCCACGATCGCCGTGCGCGTGCGGGACCTGCCCGCGGCCGTCGCGGACGTCGAGGCCCGCACCACCGCCGCGGGCGGGCTGGTCAGCGCCAGCCGCAGCGGCGGGACGGACGGGGCGCAGAGCGCCCACTTGACCCTGCGGGTCCCCTCCCCCGCCTTCGAGGACCTCCTCGACGGCGTCGCCGGCCTCGGCCAGCAGACCGACCGCACCACGGCCTCGACCGACGTCACGGCCGAGGTCGCCGACGTCGGCAGCCGGGTCACCTCGGCGCGGGCCGTCCTGGACACCTTCCGCCAGCGCCTGCCGCAAGCCACGACCGTCCCCGACGTGCTGGCCATCGAGGGCGAGATCGCCCGCCGCCAGGCCGACCTGGAGGCGCTGGAGGCCCGTCAGCGCGTCCTCGCCGACCAGGTCTCGCTGGCCACGGTCGACGTGGACCTCACCCGCGGGGCGCCGCTGGCCGCGACGGCCGCAGCCCAGCCGGGGTTCCGCGGCGGCCTGGCGGCGGGCTGGCACGCGCTCGGGGAGGCCGGGCGGGTCCTGGCGCTCGTCGCCGGCGCCGTCCTGCCGTTCCTGGTCCCGGTGGCGCTCGTCGCGGTCCCGGCGTGGCTGCTGGTGCGCCGCCGCCGCACCCGGCAGGCCACCCCCGCCGCGGAGTGA